DNA sequence from the Malus domestica chromosome 06, GDT2T_hap1 genome:
TGAGCTATACTGAACTGTATCGAAAATGTTAAATGTAAATTATCTGCATTATTCAACCAAAAAGCTCAGAAAGTAGTCTGGAATAGGATAAAGGAGAAAGTATGGTACCCGAATAGAATCTGAAGGTTCAGAGCCAGATAAAGCAGCTTTTCTAGCAGCAGCAAGGCTTTCAACTTCATCTGCAACATCACCGTATATTCATGAATTATAATCCAAATGGAAGATATATTATCATAAAATGAAAActcaaaatgaaaataaatctCACCAATCAAAACAAATACCAGATTGTTTTCCTCCTCAACCATCTCCTGAATTTTTGAGAAAAGCTTCGCAACCTACGATTGAGAAATACTTTTAATGAAAACAGAGAACTGCATGTACCAAACCCAACTCCTGTTTACAAAGAGCAGAAGCATCTTTTAGGACTTGCAGTATCAACTACATACCAACTTGCCACTCTCAGAGAACCATTTACTGAATAAAGAATGTGCATTAACTTCAATCAGTTGGCATTGCGGGTACCTGCAAAGAATAAAATACTGAGTCTGGGAATCTTCACAGACGCACATCCATTTTAGTGATGCATATTCATCTGAACAAGACAATACATCAACAAACCTGGAGTTAAATCGAATGGACAGTTTTTGAGCCAGTGCCTTGCATAAAGAAGTTTTTCCAGTCCCTGGAGGTCCGTGTAAAAGAACAATGCTGCAAAGagataaaaacaatcatatagGTGCAAAAAAGCAATTCCTCAGcaataaaagaaataacaagcaTATGTGTATAACTGTACATAGGTGAAATCAACAAACAATTCCTTACCGATTCCATGACACAAGGAAAGGATTGACACCCTTTTCAGTAAAAAGCAATGCACTAGCTGCATAACGCAGCAACCTTTGCTTGAGACCAGATTCATAAATTAGGCTGCAAAAGTAGATGAGCACTGAGCATGTTACATTATCAGTTGATAAAGGAGAAGAAAATTAGAGAAGTTGCAAACTAACCTTTCCCACATGCCATCGAATTCCTTTGCAGGAAGGATCCATTCGTTGAAGGTGGAAGGTTGTCCATCCCCACTTACATCCTCACATGCTCCCTCTTCGCTAAGCTAACGAGCACATACAAGCAAGAGATCAACACTTGAATAGATATCGAGTCCCAAAGTAGTCCAGATGGTACACCTTTTACCTGGAAAACATGCACAACAGGCTTCACTTGCCAGAACAAAAGGATCTCATGGTTCTGCACCCACTCATCTACAAAAACAAACAGTTCAAGCATCAGAACCAGCAAATATCTTAAGACTGCATCCTCCTCCTTTATGTAGTACGTAAAGTATTGCAAATTTTGTGTAGTCAGATTTCCGTTTTATCAGATGAAAAGTTGCAGTATTGATTCTAGCTGACCATCAAGTTTCAAAATTTCTTCACTTTGCCTTTAAAAAAACATAACCCGTGACAAGCATCAGAACCAGCAAATATCTTAAGACTGCATCCTCCTCCTTTATGTAGTACGTAAAGTATTGCAAATTTTGTGTAGTCAGATTTCCGTTTTATCAGATGAAAAGTTGCAGTATTGATTCTAGCTGACCATCAAGTTTCAAAATTTCTTCACTTTGCCTTTAAAAAAACATAACCCGTGACTAGTTCAAAGATAAAAAAGAATACCCGTATCGCAAATACAGATACTTTGCACATTTTCTGTTAGAAACCGATCATCAAGTGGCACCGGCACTGGTCCATCAGAATAGCTCAAACTCCTCTTTTCAAGCATTCTAAGCATTTgacaaaggaagaagaagaaaaagaaaccaaAAGCACATTATGTTAATCCTCAGCACTGATTGCCCAACTTTTCCAAACCGTTAAGCTAAGcaggcatttcatcaaacacataAGACCCAATTGAGAAACAACTGAAAAATCAAAATTGATGATTCTAATTAACGAATTTAACAGCACACCTCTCAACGGCAGACTGCACGTCGTTGGCCCGAGCTGTGCTGGAGGGCTTGAGGCTGACTTCAACTGAAACCCACAATCAATTTCTCTTAAAGAAAGTAAATTTACAACTAAATCATCAACACTGCCTCAAATTGGCTCAAAAACTAAGAGCAACAACTAATTGAAGGCAAAAACGACGCCGTACGCACCTGAAACGAGGACTTTGTCTTGGGGAAGAATGGGAGAAGGAGCTGAGTCTATTGTGACGCCGCCGTTTTGGTCGGCGATGCCGGCGTCTTGGGGGTTTTGCATAGAGACCTCCATGGGACTGGGAGCGCTCATTTTTtttggggtttagggtttaggggggCTATGAAGTGGAAAGCATCAGATAGATGAGAGCAGCTTGGAGAATGGAGGAGATGAGCGAAACCCTAGATCTCAACAGAAATCTGGGAAATTGTTCATCGAAATGAGCGGGAAATTTTGAAGGATTATACTTCTGTGATTTTGAAATAAGCCACCatgttttaattttctcatattGCTCTTTACCGTTTTGAATTGTTTGAATTTCACTAAATTGATGATATAGTGAGCATAAAATTCATAACTCACTTCAATCAAAAATTCAAATCTTTCAAATGTAAAAATTGATAGAATTTTAGAAACTTAGAAGATAATGTGAGAAAATTAAGATCTCATGACCTGTTTTAAATCACTTCAAACTTTGAGGATGCAAAATGTAGTTAGCCTATAAATTTTTTCTTCGCTCAACAAATGTGAATGATTGTTCCCTTTAGGAAtaagttaaatgttttttttttttaaatggtaaAATATGCTTTTGTTTACATGCGGAAAAtctacaataaaataaaatgagttGAGATTTGAAGAACATATTGTACATCTTCATCACATTTATCTGCTCCATAGATATACCAATGCACTTAAATCACGAGATATTTGTAGCCACATTCGTTGATATGAATGACATATTTCGACAATTAACTTTAATTTGCTACATTTTATCATCCAAAGAATACATTTGTGCTAAAAGAATCAAATGTCCTcaataatttatgtaaaaaaaatattaaatgtgtgtgaagaaaattgagatttcaccataaaattaattagcaATATAAAAAGTAactcaattacttataagcacatacaaagttcattttttttttccgggaTGTGAGATTAATATTCTCAACAATGTGTCGCATGCTCTCAATTTTAGAGTACTTTGGTCAAGAAATTTCTCTCTTGATGTCTATAACAAAAATAAGACTTTTAAGTAAGGGTGCGACTCAAGTAGGTTGACGCAAATTTGCTAGTCGCCGTAACCCTAACTTTACCTTCACAATTTTGGGATTGGGTTTCAATTGGGTTAGGCTCACTTGGGTTGGGCTAGAGTTACACAGCTTTACTGAGCTCAATCATGTAACATCTTGTttgcaagatttttttttagaagttTGAGCCGAATAACGTGAATACTAGTTAAAATTTGAACTCGAAATTATGCCAAAAGTTTGATTCACGCTATTCACTTAAAAAGTACTTACTCATTCTATGACAACATCAATGAGGCAGCCCAGCCCATTTTTCATGCCCATTTCCCGATCTGTATGTGTTCACCTCACAAGCTTGTGAAAGACAAAATTCTTACGCCCACAAAAAAGGATAGGGTTGCCTAAACTTATCTCTGTTTGACTACCAATTTGTGAGGCTCTAAGTTGCTCAAAGATAACATGCATGGCCCATACAAGACTTTGTTAGAGCAAAAAACAACTCACCATGAAGCAAAAGTTACAGCTTAAAGATGACAGAGAACTTGAAATCCTCAAGGCTGTGGCACAAGCTTGGTACAGCCACTCCGGCCGCTCTCAGCCCATGTCCGAATTTGACACCCGCCCGAGAAATTACAACGGCAAATCGCCATCCCGGTTCAAGCTTGAAGCAATGAGAAAATCATCATCAGCTGGTGATACAAAATGGGATTTCGGGCAGTCACTATGGGATGCTTATGAGATTGTGGCCGTTTCGAAAAGGTTAGAGACAGGGCTAGTCCTTGATGAGTTGGAGAGTGTGGCACGAGTCCGTCAGAGGCGTAGGGAGAGCAAGCACAGCCTTAGAAGTTTATTCAATAAAATATCTTCAAGAAGATTGGATGAGGCTAATGTTCCCCCAGATGACGATCCATAATTCGTGgccttgtttattttttgcaggttaacataattttttctCCGAATATCTACGAA
Encoded proteins:
- the LOC103443555 gene encoding pachytene checkpoint protein 2 homolog is translated as MSAPSPMEVSMQNPQDAGIADQNGGVTIDSAPSPILPQDKVLVSVEVSLKPSSTARANDVQSAVERMLEKRSLSYSDGPVPVPLDDRFLTENVQSICICDTDEWVQNHEILLFWQVKPVVHVFQLSEEGACEDVSGDGQPSTFNEWILPAKEFDGMWESLIYESGLKQRLLRYAASALLFTEKGVNPFLVSWNRIVLLHGPPGTGKTSLCKALAQKLSIRFNSRYPQCQLIEVNAHSLFSKWFSESGKLVAKLFSKIQEMVEEENNLVFVLIDEVESLAAARKAALSGSEPSDSIRVVNALLTQLDKLKSAPNVIILTTSNITAAIDIAFVDRADIKAYVGPPTLQARYEILRSCLHELIRTGILSHLEDCESMLPNFASLKEKLNMPEVQDAQTPLHLCKQLFETAEACEGLSGRSLRKLPFLAHAALANPYGCDPSKFLSTMTDTARRERSELPD
- the LOC114825492 gene encoding uncharacterized protein, translating into MKQKLQLKDDRELEILKAVAQAWYSHSGRSQPMSEFDTRPRNYNGKSPSRFKLEAMRKSSSAGDTKWDFGQSLWDAYEIVAVSKRLETGLVLDELESVARVRQRRRESKHSLRSLFNKISSRRLDEANVPPDDDP